TCTGCAGCTCTTCCTTTATTCTGGTATTCCACAATACATCGGATCAGCTGGTCATTTTCTTCTAGCAACTAGAAGTCACAAGAGCAATGAAACAAATTGCATGTTACTGAAACCCATTTAACAATTTAATTTTTTCAAAAAGACAGTCATGCTGTGTTAGTGTAAAAACCCCAACCAGAacggagggaacaggaaaaccagacaagtccagattcaGTGACCATTCTTTATTGAACGACACCTGTAGGAGGAAACACACCCTCGACGGATCGAAGACGagcttctctacccatcatccacaaccaagaTCTTTTATAAcatcccctgcccctcctgatgaggTCATGGCTCCTCCCATCCCTtcttgattgcagagttatacattttccataaatgaaactatttctaacagctaacaaaacataatattgtgacaactatgccatgtttatgtaacttactgtaccagataagccccccatgcAAGAGTGGGCGAAGCTAACAGTTGCTGACCCTTGGGGTGGTTTTCGTGATAACAAAGAGCAAGCCCCAAAGTGTCTGGGATAATGGCAACTTGGATCTGGGATCCAAGCCTTAGAAGttgtgtttttggaaactgctacatttgctGAGCAGACTAAACCCTGCTCTGGAAATGGTGAGTGCAGGGCAACCTTGAGCAACCAgccaactgcattctgatgactctttattaatgaacagagggaaaggaggaggggtctgggggcagagccttgagtgcttggtgtacactttccccCTAGAAAGGGGGGGGGTCTTCTAATGCGGGGGTCTTTTGGCCACTTTAACAGCTGGTCCATGAGAACAAGTATCCAAAATCCACAATtgtgcaatacctttattagggcaATATCTCTATTACGAACAATGAAAACTTCCACAAAAATgtacaagcttttgagttctcatCAACCTGATGAAGACTTCTGGAGAACTCGAGAGCTTGCACAGTTTTATGGAAGTTTTCATTGTTCCTAATAGAGATATTGCCCGACTATGGATTTTGGATATCATTCAAACATGCCTCCGATTAATAATTACACAGaaagttattttctttttcttacgaggatattttataaaatatacattaaggGTTCAACATTTTACTTGTAGCACTCGGGATACCCAACCGCAGAAAATCGATTGCCCCGAGCATGCGCAGAGGGCAGCACACTCGAAATCAGGCGCCTCCCCCCCAGAGCGGACGTTGCCAAGACTGGAGCCGCTGACGTCACGCTCTCGGCCCTCTCCCAGGCAAAACTGTGACGACACTTCCGGCTCCCAAACGGCGAACCCAACACACCACTGGGTCAGGCCACCAGAGACTCGGTGCGGAAATAGAGCGGCGCCCCGATTCCGCCCCGCAAATGGCGCTGGCTGCGCGGGAACCGGAAGTGAGGCCTCTGTGGACGACGCGCGCCTTCGTCTCCACGGCGCCCTCTTGTCCACCCGCAAGCGCCGCTCACCCTTCGCAGCGTCTCCTGGTTCACCTCTGCTTTGCCCCGGGCTCGCTCCGGCACGAAAACGACCGACATAGCAGCGGCGCCGCCTCACGCGAGCGACTGGCACTAAGCAGACCGCGTCGCAAAGCATTCTGGGAACAACTGGACCGGTTTCGCTCGCGCTGATTGGCCGAAGCTTTGCGGACTCAGAGACGGTAGTGCTACGCATGCCCCGCCTCCTCCGTCCCACTTCCACAAGCACATAGATAACAAAATTTAGAGTAGCCCATACTATTGACAGGCTGGGGAGCTTCTGGGTGTACATccaggccagtggttcccaaagtgggcggtaccgcccccttggggtgggtgggattgcataggggggcgttaagaagcaagggggcggggggggcgcaCTCGAGGTGGTCCTTTCCGAGatgcgcctctccagaaggtcttaaaacccagggacgtttttatgggagaaggtagtttgggcccaagccatataggggaagaatccacacatgtattaataccatttaagaagagtacttttaatggtgaattgaaatgtttcaaaagcggcagggtcttgctatttactgttttactctgtacagcaccatgtacattgatggtgctatataaataaataataataataataataataataataataataataataataatataccctgcttggtgtgccccgccatgccggctgcaaaacagaggcattcgctctcttttccctccctcagcaagcctgtagtgggtgcttcccatttaaaggggctgcatgcagcacagcccctttttcattctcagctcctcagcatAGCTTTTTCCCCCGGCTGTGGCCACCGCTGCTCGGCCTGAGAgtccagaccagcaggatccagaggagcacggcccctttaaatgggaagcacccaccccaggcttgccaagggacggaaaagagagtgaatgctgTGTTTGCAGCCAGcctggtggggcacaccaagcaggtatatctctttattagcgttttggtgcttttgaaatatttcaattcaccgttaaaagggcTCTTCTTAAATGATATTGATACTagaggtgtgcatggaccccccgatccgccccacgggccgatctgaaaatttcagatcggcccgctccgcgccgctccacccatagtccgctcgtcttcgccgcggagctccggctccgaatcggagctccgctgtggaggggagtggcaccaggtaaggcccccctccctcctctcccttacctgcagagcccggtaagggaccaagggggagggggggccttacctgcgtctgtccgcggtccctcggcttcttcaattgagcccgtggctcaaccaggaagtctaggcccttcctggttgagctgcgggctcaattgaagaagccgagggactgcggacggatgcaggtaagggagaggagggaggggggtttaccgggccctgccgctgtcgccgtgtgggcgacagcgacagcggcagggcccagtaaaccccacttacctttcttgcggagctccggatcgaggcgaaggatccgccttcacctcgatcctcttcgcctccgctttaaggggaggcgaagccccccgctccgcttctaattcgccggtccgattagaagtggagcacatccctaattgatacatgtgtggattgaggagggtcttgttggcagcatggcgccggacaactcgggctgatggagcgcctcttctggcaaagtttgggaaccactaatCTAGGCAATGAAATCGGCCCCTCTCCTTTCTTAATATGTATTTGCAGGTTTATACATGGTTGGGGGAGGATTCCAAGCACTGAGGCCAGATGAAAGTAGTGAGAACCAGTGCCTTAACAGTACTGATCTAGAACTTGTTGACAATTTCAGTAAAACGAATATTTTGTTTTTCAAGGTCCTTGTCTCTGAGCAAATGGCTATTGGAGGCCAGATCCTGAGCAAGTCAGACAGTTTAGACAGTCTGTTCTGAGCGTTATTTGCTCCCTCCGTCCCATCTGGATTTGTAGCAGAAGAAATAAACAAGCCATTGCTTAGGCTGCTGGTCGAGCTCCCATTTTCTCCAACCTGGCTGCCCTTCAGGCATGTTGAAGTTCGACTCGCATCATCCCCAGCTGACATGAGGAAGCCTGAACTAATTAAAGCTTTCCATTTGGCCCCCTCCCAGCCCAGGCTCGACGCGCCCAACAAAAACTCCAAAGCCAACCCGGAAGGCGTGTGTGCTGTGCAAATCTACATTTACTTAGTTCTACATGCGTCGCGGGGAGAGCCCGTCTAGGACTTTTACCGTTTAGTCTTTGTGCCGATTGGTCCATCTTGAGAGGCGGCCGCGCTGACGTCACGGCGGCGGGTGCTTCTTTTTCGTGAAGGCGGGCCGTGAGTCTGATTGGTGAGCTGAAAGACTGGCGGGTCTGATTGGCCAGGCGCGGGGGACCCGTGCGAGGTTTGTTGTCCGGGCTCCGGTTGTCAagcagcaaccaatcagggcgcGCGGCGGAGAACGGCCGGAGCCGCGGAGCCAGCCGCGCTGCTCAGCCGCAGGAGAGCGCAGGTAGGCCGGCTGCCGGGGCCGAGCCGCCCGAGGGGGCCCGCGAGGCCTGTGGAGGGGAAGGGCCGGCCGCGGGTGGGAGTCGGTAGGCCTTGCCGGGGCAGCCTTTCCGGGCCGGTGGGCAGCGGGGCCTTCTTTTCTCAGGCCGCGGCGGCTCTTCCTTCCTCCTGGTGCCTCGAGCCCGCGCCTCATGCTTTGCACCAGGGGAATCTCCACAGGAGCAGATCAGTTGAGTTACGGAGCTTGTGTCGCTCTGGAGTGGTGTGGATTGCAGAAAAcctctgaagcagcctccccGACTGGCGCCCTCGAGATGGGTgggactgcaagccccatcattcccCCTCCCTCGAGATGGGTaggactgcaagccccatcattcccCCTCCCTCGAGATGGGTGGGACTGCGAGCCCCATCATTGCACCTCCCTCGAGATGGGTGGGACTGCAAGCCCTATCATTCCCCCTCCCTCGAGATGGGTGGGACTGCGAGCCCCATCATTCCCCCTCCCTCGAGATGGGTGGGACTGCAAGCCCTATCATTCCCCCTCCCTCGAGATGGGTgggactgcaagccccatcattcccCCTCCCTCGAGATGGGTAGGACTGCAAGCCCTATCATTCCCCCTCCCTCGAGATGGTTGGGACTGCGAGCCCCATCATTGCACCTTTCCCGACCTGGCGTCTTCGtgattattatttacttatttatttatttatttatataacaccatcaatgtacatggtgctgtacagagtaaaacaataaatagcaagaccctgggtgggactgcaagccccatcattccctCTTCTCCGACCTGGCGTCTTCGTGATGGGCGGGACTGCATGTCCCCACATCTCCCAGGCCTGGTGGGGCCCCCTGATGTGTAGGACTGctgttcccatcattcccagccaggatggccaatgggcAAGGatgtgggaactgtagtctaaaacatttggagggcaccaggttgggagtgGCTTCCCTAGAGAGACGCCGCTCCTTTGTACAGGGCGAGGTCATTGCCCTAGTTTGTAAGGTGGAGATCTACATCTACAAGCAAGCGATAGGTGTGGCTGGTACAGCCCttttcaaagcaaaacaaatgttTAGGGATGGCTGTGTCTTTGATGGGCTcctaatgtaataaaaaatatttaatttatgtAGAAATttaatggctggctgggaatgcggGGAGTTCAGTCCAACACttcaaggacaccaggttggggaagggtgctctaaAGTGATGACTGCAGCAGGATAGAGCAATGATGACTAGTGTGATGATGAAGCGTGTTTGTTTTGCCAGCTAAATGAGGAAAGCAAGAACATCATTGTAGCCTCTCTCATTCTCATAATCAGGACCACCTCCATAATACCTTTTCAGAGCAATAGAGGCTTACAGGGAGCAAAGTTCCTCTAGATTTTGAGGAATACACTTTTTGGGTGCCGTTCTCTGCCTTACTGCACCATATATATTGCAATTGATTTAGGGGGCTTGTTTTTTGCTTGTGaggaatgtattgtatttcttcgattcaaaggcaccattgattgtaagacgcacactaatttcagtaccaccaacagaaaaaaaagctttgattctaagaaacaaTAAACGTACCCGCGtttaagagatgtttatatgggaagaaagtgtgtcttagaatcgaagaaatacggtattagcaAATGTTTTCTCTTGTTCTTCTTAAAAACTGTATGCCATTTGGTGGCACAGGTGAAAAGTTGTTAAATTCAGTGGTTCAACAAATGTAGGTTCTTTATTTTGCGGATATAGATGCAGAGCGTATGTGTGAGATAGAAAAGTAGGCTAAGGAGCACTTGGCCATATATATACTTTCTGGATACAACCATTTCTGGGAGATTACTGTTCTAATATGCAAGGAAAACAGtcaagggccggatctacactactgctttaaagcgctttataacagttataaagcgcttcaactgctttaaagcgctataaaactgttataaagcgctttaaagcaatagtgtagatctggccccggtCTACTTTAATGTtgcttaagatgcaatcctatacatgtttagacggggCAGGGGGATCCTACAGCagccagcattccctagctagccATGTCCTAAACTGAGGTTGTTGTGCTGTAGTTCTGGGTAAGCTGAACTGgttgaaattatatatatatctccccctaccctttcttcttttttcttttccctagaTCAGAGTTGCTTCCTGTGAATAAACAGGGCACTGGATCAtctataaaatatatttattttttaaaaattaagagtTTCATCAGTTTGCATGCTGCAGGACGGATCAGAAGATAGAACCTGATATCTGGGGGGTTGAGCCCCACACATGCTGACGAAAACAAAACATTGGGGTGGTGGAAAAGAAGTCTGCTTCTCTGCAGCTGTGTGAGAAGCCTCTGCAATGGCAGCGGCCGTTGTCACCAAGACAGCTTGGAAGCTGCGTGAGTGAAGCCCTCCGGCACCGTCTTGCCACTCCTAGCTGCGCCTGCTCTATGTTGGCAACTCTGCTTCTGATCACTTGATCTCCATCTTTGTTCCTCCTCAAGAGTCCTGAGTCCTGCTACTGCCTCCTTATTCTCCtcacttcctcctctcccttggcCAGCCTCCTTTTCCCTCTGATTTTTCATCCAAGCCTGCTTCTATGGGGATTCCCTTTGATATGAGAGTAGGCAGAGCCCCGTGCTACCCATATAGGCAGGTGCCTCAGTGCTGAGTTGGTGGCCCATATGGCTCTGGCCCTCCCTCTTGTAGCCTtgaagcaggagtaggcaacttgtggcccccgAGCTGTTTTGGTCTACGGCTCTCATCAGTCCTCACTATTGGATGTTCTGGCTAG
The sequence above is drawn from the Elgaria multicarinata webbii isolate HBS135686 ecotype San Diego chromosome 14, rElgMul1.1.pri, whole genome shotgun sequence genome and encodes:
- the SS18L2 gene encoding SS18-like protein 2, translated to MSVVFVPERARGKAEVNQETLRRLLEENDQLIRCIVEYQNKGRAAECVQHQHTLHRNLIYLATIADASPSPNAEKTIVD